One Desulfatitalea tepidiphila genomic region harbors:
- a CDS encoding helix-turn-helix transcriptional regulator, which yields MVDGQYANSKIRIGKKLNMAKNSLKKIRESLLMSKSELAREANVSPITITRIEQGKPCRMETKRKILLALGYGLSDAKKIFGE from the coding sequence TTGGTCGATGGCCAATACGCAAATTCTAAAATACGGATAGGCAAAAAATTGAACATGGCTAAGAATTCATTAAAAAAAATTCGCGAATCTCTTTTGATGAGCAAATCCGAATTAGCCAGAGAAGCAAATGTGTCACCGATCACCATTACGCGAATCGAGCAGGGAAAACCTTGTCGGATGGAAACCAAGCGTAAGATATTACTGGCCCTTGGATACGGTTTGTCGGACGCGAAAAAAATCTTTGGCGAGTGA
- a CDS encoding type 4a pilus biogenesis protein PilO: protein MKKGNTSSSALTSLFEKIEGLSKPQRIGIYAGVLVVIIGLSIWLLLYPKYDKIGTLEKQLASVQQELAKAKKNAAELNDWRNKMKHKEAQYKQVMRALPENEEIPSLITGISQAGKDAGLEFLLFQPKPESRKDFYAEIPVDISVTGTYHQMVVFMDKVANLPRIVNVRNIKMAPQSKKDGGNTLTTVCQAVTYKFVEQAPVQPKKGGTKKKKR from the coding sequence ATGAAAAAAGGCAACACGTCAAGCAGCGCACTGACGTCCCTGTTTGAAAAGATTGAAGGGTTGAGCAAACCCCAGCGCATCGGCATTTATGCGGGTGTCCTGGTGGTGATCATCGGGTTGTCGATCTGGCTGCTTCTCTATCCCAAGTACGACAAAATCGGCACCTTGGAAAAACAGCTCGCTTCGGTTCAACAGGAGCTGGCCAAGGCCAAAAAGAATGCGGCCGAGCTCAACGACTGGCGCAACAAGATGAAGCATAAAGAGGCCCAGTACAAACAGGTGATGCGGGCCCTGCCGGAAAACGAGGAGATTCCCTCGCTTATCACCGGTATTTCCCAGGCAGGTAAGGATGCCGGATTGGAATTTCTGCTCTTTCAACCCAAACCGGAGAGCCGCAAGGATTTTTATGCCGAGATTCCCGTGGATATCAGCGTGACCGGTACCTATCACCAAATGGTGGTATTCATGGATAAGGTCGCCAACCTGCCGCGCATTGTCAATGTCCGGAATATCAAGATGGCACCCCAATCTAAAAAAGACGGGGGCAACACCTTGACCACGGTCTGCCAGGCCGTGACATACAAATTTGTCGAACAAGCCCCTGTGCAACCCAAAAAGGGCGGAACCAAGAAGAAAAAGAGATAG
- a CDS encoding PilN domain-containing protein, producing MIRINLLPYRAARKKENIRYQVNVFLMSVVFVGLLIFWANSYLNGKVDDLNSEIASTREQVAKYQQINKEIEEIKKNLAVLDKKIQVIESLERDRKAPVENLDALYQVVVEKRMWYTQVEEQGGGFKVSGIAVDNQTVADYMTRVEKSERFQAVRLAAIKHQTIKAGKELSLKQFDVNFQVKPPEQATGEVKQK from the coding sequence ATGATACGCATCAATTTACTTCCATATCGTGCAGCCCGGAAAAAAGAGAACATTCGCTACCAGGTGAATGTGTTCCTTATGTCGGTGGTTTTTGTGGGCCTGCTGATCTTTTGGGCCAACTCCTATCTCAACGGAAAGGTGGATGACCTCAATAGCGAGATCGCCAGCACCCGCGAACAGGTGGCCAAATATCAGCAGATCAACAAAGAGATCGAAGAGATCAAGAAGAATCTGGCCGTCCTGGACAAGAAGATCCAGGTGATCGAATCGCTGGAAAGGGACCGCAAGGCGCCCGTTGAAAACCTGGATGCGCTCTATCAGGTCGTGGTGGAGAAACGCATGTGGTACACCCAGGTCGAGGAGCAAGGCGGTGGCTTCAAGGTGAGCGGCATCGCCGTGGACAACCAGACCGTGGCCGACTACATGACGCGCGTCGAAAAGTCGGAGCGATTTCAGGCGGTGCGTCTGGCGGCGATCAAGCATCAGACGATCAAGGCCGGAAAAGAGCTGAGCCTCAAGCAGTTCGATGTCAACTTTCAGGTAAAGCCACCCGAACAAGCGACCGGTGAGGTTAAACAGAAATGA
- the pilM gene encoding type IV pilus assembly protein PilM — MFGTKNRLVGLDIGSKAIKAAEIIEGKKGYTLSKFGMIDIAPGLIEDGAIKDPEAVAEVLRNLFKSYGIKNHSVAISIGGYSVIVKKISVQTASEEQLQDTIHFEAEQYIPFDINDVNLDFQILGESENNPNQMNVLLVAAKKEMVNDYVHLAELAGLEPRVIDVDAFALQNVFEINYEPQSDENIALIDIGASKTSLNILKGGISVFMRDVSLGCGQINQKIANLIDCSSEESEAIKFGEGSDKISAEDLSDIISSVVTDWCTEIRRALDFFYSTYPDDHIKKIVLSGGGGNIQELRQLLAVETSAEVSTINPFQHFYVDSEKFDTEYLEKIAPQASICMGLATRKMDDK, encoded by the coding sequence ATGTTTGGTACCAAGAATCGATTGGTGGGACTCGATATCGGCTCCAAGGCCATTAAGGCTGCCGAGATAATCGAAGGCAAAAAAGGCTACACCCTGTCCAAATTCGGGATGATCGACATCGCACCGGGTTTGATCGAAGACGGCGCCATCAAGGACCCGGAGGCGGTGGCGGAAGTGTTGCGTAACCTTTTCAAATCCTATGGCATCAAAAACCATAGCGTGGCCATCTCCATTGGCGGCTATTCGGTGATCGTTAAGAAGATCAGCGTGCAAACCGCCAGCGAGGAGCAGCTTCAGGACACCATCCACTTCGAGGCCGAGCAATATATTCCCTTCGATATCAACGACGTCAATCTCGACTTCCAAATTCTGGGCGAAAGCGAAAACAATCCCAACCAGATGAATGTGCTTCTGGTGGCCGCCAAGAAAGAGATGGTCAACGACTATGTCCATCTGGCCGAACTGGCCGGACTGGAGCCGCGCGTCATCGATGTGGACGCTTTCGCCTTGCAGAATGTCTTTGAAATCAACTACGAGCCCCAGTCCGATGAGAATATCGCCTTGATCGACATCGGGGCCAGCAAAACTTCTCTGAACATTCTCAAGGGGGGCATTTCGGTCTTCATGCGCGATGTGTCCCTTGGTTGCGGGCAGATCAATCAGAAAATCGCCAACTTGATCGATTGCTCCAGCGAAGAGTCCGAGGCGATCAAATTCGGTGAAGGCAGCGACAAAATTTCGGCCGAGGACCTTTCGGATATCATCTCGTCGGTGGTCACAGATTGGTGCACGGAGATCAGACGGGCCCTGGACTTTTTCTACTCCACCTACCCCGACGATCATATCAAGAAAATCGTTCTCAGCGGCGGCGGCGGCAATATCCAGGAACTGCGTCAACTGCTGGCGGTGGAGACGTCGGCCGAGGTGAGTACCATCAACCCGTTCCAGCATTTTTATGTCGACAGTGAAAAATTCGATACCGAGTATCTTGAAAAAATCGCCCCCCAGGCATCCATTTGCATGGGGCTGGCCACCCGCAAAATGGATGACAAATGA